A single region of the Oncorhynchus keta strain PuntledgeMale-10-30-2019 chromosome 37, Oket_V2, whole genome shotgun sequence genome encodes:
- the LOC118370085 gene encoding zinc finger protein OZF-like isoform X3, translated as MRSLSYSPDEEEEDITVKGEEEEKEGLWLNIFVKEEKGEKYVTIQKQVEGEAVTVKEEEKDVSVKEEGDAFRVKEEEDVTVKGEEDVTVKGEDEAVYRVKEEGEMTVTSEEETGYLGPVSQTHLKASNGSNNEFSHTMVLRNRSRINTRERRDYCGSSGEPQQPHDADRAEKSLSRSEHLRKRLQRPTGKGTHCCSDCGKRFTSSGIKLHQRTHTGEKYYSCDQCGKSFGRSCHLTQHKTIHTGERPFSCDQCGKSFGHSGELTVHQRAHTGEKPYSCVQCGKSFDRSDHLTRHQRIHTGERPFSCDQCGKSFGHSGELTVHQRAHTGEKPYSCVQCGKSFDRSDNLTRHQRIHTGEKSYSCVQCGKSFGRSCHLTQHKRIHTGERPFSCDQCGKSFGHSGELTVHKRAHTGEKPYSCVQCGKSFGQSGELTVHKRAHTGEKPYSCVQCGKSFGRSGHLTRHQRIHTGEKSYSCVQCGKSFGRSGHLTRHQRIHTGEKSYSCVQCGKSFGRSGHLIRHQRIHTGEKSYSCGQCGKRCTTSGSLTLHQRTHRREIS; from the exons ATGCGGTCACTAAGCTACTCTcctgatgaagaggaggaagatatcacagtaaaaggagaggaggaagagaaagagggtcTGTGGCTGAACATTTTCGtgaaagaggagaagggagagaagtatgttacaatacaaaaacaagtagagggtgaggctgttacagtgaaagaagaagagaaagacgtttcagtgaaagaagagggagacgcgttcagagtgaaagaggaggaggatgttacagtaaaaggggaggaggatgttacagtaaaaggGGAGGATGAAGCAGTTTatagagtgaaagaggagggggagatgactgTTACATCGGAAGAGGAAACTGGATATCTCGGCCCAGTTTCCCAAACGCATCTTAAGGCATCCAATGGTTCTAACAATGAATTTAGCCATACAATGGTTTTGAGAAACCGTTCCCGGATTAACACTA gagagagacgggactattgtggatcctctggggagcctcaacaacctcatgatgctgacagggcagagaagagtctctccagatcagaacacctcAGGAAACGCCTGCAGAGACCCACAGGGAAGGGAactcactgctgctctgactgtgggaagaggttCACCTCATCAGGCATTAAacttcatcagagaacacacacaggggagaaatattatagctgtgatcaatgtgggaagagttttggtcGATCTTGCCATCTGACTCAACACAAGACAATACACACAGGTGAGAGACCgtttagctgtgatcaatgtgggaagagttttggtcACTCTGGAGAGCTGACAGTGCACCAGAGAGCACACACGGGAGAGAAACCTTACAGCTGTgttcaatgtgggaagagttttgatCGATCTGACCATCTGACTagacaccagagaatacacacaggtgagagaccgtttagctgtgatcaatgtgggaagagttttggtcACTCTGGAGAGCTGACAGTGCACCAGAGAGCACACACGGGAGAGAAACCTTACAGCTGTgttcaatgtgggaagagttttgatCGATCTGACAATCTGACTagacaccagagaatacacacaggtgagAAATCTTACAGCTGTgttcaatgtgggaagagttttggtcGATCTTGCCATCTGACTCAACacaagagaatacacacaggtgagagaccgtttagctgtgatcaatgtggaaagagttttgGTCACTCTGGAGAGCTGACAGTGCACAAGAGAGCACACACGGGAGAGAAACCTTACAGCTGTGTtcaatgtggaaagagttttgGTCAATCTGGAGAGCTGACAGTGCACAAGAGAGCACACACGGGAGAGAAACCTTACAGCTGTgttcaatgtgggaagagttttggtcGATCTGGCCATCTGACTagacaccagagaatacacacaggtgagAAATCTTACAGCTGTgttcaatgtgggaagagttttggtcGATCTGGCCATCTGACTagacaccagagaatacacacaggtgagAAATCTTACAGCTGTgttcaatgtgggaagagttttggtcGATCTGGCCATCTGATTagacaccagagaatacacacaggagagaaatcttatagctgtggtcaatgtgggaaaAGATGTACAACATCTGGCTCtttgactctacaccagagaacacacaggagagaaatctcatag